The Bacillus sp. B-jedd sequence TCGTTCCTGCTTCGTCCAGCTCCTGTTCATACTTCCGGTGCTGGCCATTCGGATAGACTGTTACATTATTGCCGTACATGTCTACAGCGGCGAAATTTTCATAATCCTCTACATAACCTACCGGGTCTTCACTCTCAATATAGTCATCATTGTAATGGTCCTTTTCATCAGTAAATGCGAAATCCGACGGTGTTTCGGATGTGCCGAAGGAAGCCACCTCCTGCCAAGAATCCTCCGCATCATAGGAAACACTTTCGTCCTTATCATCCTTATCAAACTTTCCGAACGGAGGCATCAGGACGCCCTCCTCGACAGGACGGGAATGCGAGGTTACCTGGTCCGGGCTGTGCTCCTTGCAATACGTTGTATTCGGGAGCGCCTCGAGCCTTTTATAAGGAATGTCCTTACCACATACCTGGCACTTGCCATAATTCCCATGCTCCATTGCTTCCAAAGCTCTGTTTATCGCATCAAGCTGATTGTTTGAATGTTCATTCAGCGCCATGTCTTTTTCGCGTTCATAAAGTTCGGTTGCCTCATCGGCAGGATGATTGTCTATACTCGACAGCTCACCCATTGACTCATGGGCATGCCCGCGTTGCAGACCGTATTCATCATTTTGCTCAAGCTGGCCCTCCACCGTGGCCTTTTCCTCGAGAAGCCTCGCCCGGAGTTCCTCCAATTGGGATGAAGTTAACATAAATATGCCCCTTTCCTGTTCATCCGCAGCCAGGCGGCGCGGCATTTCTTTACTATAGTTTCAAGTAAAGGCCCGGTTATTATGCAAACAGGATACAGCCGAACCAACCATTCCGCTGGATTTCTGCAAAAATGGCCAATGCCCACGGTTCCAGAATAAGTCTTCATCACTGCCGCACACTAATAGCAGGAGGTCGATAGCATGCCAAACCAGGATAAGCAAAAATTCCACGAAATACAGGAAAAGCATCAGGGCGAATATATAGGAACAGACAGGAACCAGCCAAAAGGGAAAAATTCAACCGTTAACGGCCAGGGAAACACCAATCAATCACCAGGCACAACCGGGAGAAATAGGTAACCCCAACCCTTTTATATCGGGAAAGCAGACCGATATAACGGCCAAACGCTGTCCCAAGCGATACAGTTGGGGACAGCGTTTACTTTTATTGCTATCAAAAAGCAGCCAGTGCCATAACCCCCTGCCAGCCGAAATACACGCCAAAGCCGATGAGCGACAAGCCGGATAAAACTGAAATCGCGGTGAGAAGTGTTGACGTAAGGAAACGTTTTGCCCCTGTTGCCATGGCAGCCATCGTAATATCCCAAATGAGCAGACCGCTGAAAATAGCCAAACTGTAAAGAACAAGTTCACCTCGCCCGGAAGTCGAGGCTGTTTTTGCCAATACCGACCCGTATATCCCCAGCCAGAACAATATTGTCAAAGGGTTCGACAACGACATAAAAAAGCCGGACATGAACGATTTAAACAAAGGTTCCTTTTTGCGGTTACTCCCAATTTCAAGGTCCCTGATGTTTATCAGACTTTCGATGCCGCTATAAAGCAAAACAAATGCCCCGAACAGCCACAGAAAAGTTTGGACGATGGGCGCATCAAGGAACCTAACGACCCCCGCATAAACAATCAACATATAAATCCCATCAGCGGCAGCCGCTCCGACGCCGGTCAAATAAGAATGCCAGAAACCATAGCGGATTCCCCTGTCCATCTGGGCCGCGTTTATTGGCCCGATTGGCGCGGCAAGCGACAATCCCAGCAAAACGTAACCTAAATAAACAGCCATCCCAATCCACCCCTCGCCTGAAAAAGCTCGTCTACAAAGCTTATTCACGAGGCGGGGCTTGTACGACTGTTTTTTAATATTTGCTGGGCCCAGGCTCGTTTGCCCAACTGTAATTTCTCCCTACTTAATCTCCCGGAACACAAACTTCTTTTGGCCAATATAATTGCTGATCGTGTAAAACAAACCGCCTAAAAGGACAGCCGCTTCATCTGTCCATTCTTTTGGCAAAATTGTTCCCAGGCCAAATTCGACTATTCGGGCACTAAGCCAATATGAAAGGAAATAGCAGCAAAGGATAACTACAAGAAACCGTGGCACACCTTTGGAAAACCGGACTTTGCTTTTGAAAGTGAAGGCTCTGTTTAAAAAATAACTTATGGCGGCTCCAACAGCATTCCCGATGAAAGTAGACAGCCAATACGAAAAGCCAACGGCATTCAAAAGCATTAACATGATAAAAAGGCCGGCAATCGTGTTAATAGCGCCGACCAAGGCAAAACGAAAAAACGGATGGGTTCGATTAAGTGTATTTGCGGGAATCAATGCGATAACGCTCCATTCCATGTACAGCTTCTTGTTTCAGATTCATGGGCATATTAAACAGGTCAATATCCACAATGAATTTAGGACGCTGCTTCGATTCCTTGTAGATTTTGCCAATATACTCGCCAATCAGGCCGATAGCCGACAGCTGCAGGCCCCCAATGAGCCAAATGGAGATGATCAGCGAGGTCCAGCCTGTCTGTGTATTGCCAAAAAGCTTAAGTAATAGAAAGTATACCCCTGAAAGGATGCTGAGGATGGAAGAAGCAATACCCACGATCAGAACGAGTCTGATTGGAGTAACCGAAAACGAAGTAATTCCATCAAAGGCAAATGCAAGCATTTTCCGCAGTGGGTACTTTGACTCGCCTGCCTCCCGCTCACATCTGTCATAATAAACTTCGGCAGACTTGAAGCCAATCAGCGGCACAACTCCCCTCAGGAACATATTGGCCTCCCTGAATCTTTCTAGCTCGGTAACAGCCCGCTTGCCAAGCAGCCTGAAATCGGCATGGTTATAAACGAGGCTTACGCCCATTTTTGCCATCAGCCTATAGAAACCCTGCGCTGTGCTTCGTTTGAACCATGTATCTTTTGAACGGCTCTTTCGTACGCCATAGACAACTTCGCAGCCTTCATTATATTTCAGGATAAATTCCGGAATGGCGGAAATGTCATCCTGCAGGTCGGCATCGATTGAAACGATACAATCAGATACATTCCGGGCG is a genomic window containing:
- a CDS encoding TraR/DksA C4-type zinc finger protein, with the protein product MLTSSQLEELRARLLEEKATVEGQLEQNDEYGLQRGHAHESMGELSSIDNHPADEATELYEREKDMALNEHSNNQLDAINRALEAMEHGNYGKCQVCGKDIPYKRLEALPNTTYCKEHSPDQVTSHSRPVEEGVLMPPFGKFDKDDKDESVSYDAEDSWQEVASFGTSETPSDFAFTDEKDHYNDDYIESEDPVGYVEDYENFAAVDMYGNNVTVYPNGQHRKYEQELDEAGTMTAFGDLPAFEHDPYVDDDPADGLQDRHPGGKE
- a CDS encoding LysE family transporter, translating into MAVYLGYVLLGLSLAAPIGPINAAQMDRGIRYGFWHSYLTGVGAAAADGIYMLIVYAGVVRFLDAPIVQTFLWLFGAFVLLYSGIESLINIRDLEIGSNRKKEPLFKSFMSGFFMSLSNPLTILFWLGIYGSVLAKTASTSGRGELVLYSLAIFSGLLIWDITMAAMATGAKRFLTSTLLTAISVLSGLSLIGFGVYFGWQGVMALAAF
- a CDS encoding GtrA family protein, with the translated sequence MEWSVIALIPANTLNRTHPFFRFALVGAINTIAGLFIMLMLLNAVGFSYWLSTFIGNAVGAAISYFLNRAFTFKSKVRFSKGVPRFLVVILCCYFLSYWLSARIVEFGLGTILPKEWTDEAAVLLGGLFYTISNYIGQKKFVFREIK
- a CDS encoding glycosyltransferase family 2 protein: MTEPVLTIVVPCYNEEEVLPITMPRLHGMLEEMISSQLVSSKSRILFIDDGSRDRTWELIYKESLHNEHVKGLKLAANAGHQNALLAGIFTARNVSDCIVSIDADLQDDISAIPEFILKYNEGCEVVYGVRKSRSKDTWFKRSTAQGFYRLMAKMGVSLVYNHADFRLLGKRAVTELERFREANMFLRGVVPLIGFKSAEVYYDRCEREAGESKYPLRKMLAFAFDGITSFSVTPIRLVLIVGIASSILSILSGVYFLLLKLFGNTQTGWTSLIISIWLIGGLQLSAIGLIGEYIGKIYKESKQRPKFIVDIDLFNMPMNLKQEAVHGMERYRIDSRKYT